CGGAGAGGGCCAGAGGCGTCAGCGTCCCCGCCAGCTGGAGTCGGCTGTTGCCCAGGGAGAGGGAGCCCTCTTCGAGGGAGAGCCTGCCCTCCTTCTGAAGGAGGCGGAGCTTTCCCCTGAAGGGGAGTCCCCGCAAGCGTCCTTCGGCCTCGACGACGGCTCCGTCGCTCCGGCTGTCCCAGGTGCCCCGGGCGACGTCGACGGCCTCCCCGCCGGGGGCGAGGAGGTGGGCCTCGATGATTTCGAGGCGCCTGATCCCCTGCGGCAAGGTGGGGCAGCCCGAGGAGGCGGAGGGGCTCAGACAGGAGAGGTCCAGGGAGAGTCCTTTCAGGCGCAGGAGGGAGATGGCGACCTCTCCGGCCATGAGGGAGCGGAGGGAGAGGTGGATTTCGACGGCCTCGCCCGAGGCCAGAACCGCTCCCTCCCTCTCGATGGAGAGGCCGTCGGCCCGGTACCCCCTGAGGGGGTTGCCCCGGAGGGAGGCCACGACGAGACGACCGCCCAGGGCCTTTTCCAGCTCGGCCTGGGCGACGAGACGAAGGCGGTCGCTCCCGAGGTTCGACCGGGAGACGACGTAGATGAGGATGAGGGGGACGATGACGAGGACAAGTCCTCCCAGCAGGACGCGCGCTTTGCGTGAAATGGGCCTTTCCTCCTGTCCGTCGGTCGCGTCGGGCCCGTGCTATGATCGGGACGGAGCGAGGGTATCGTAGGCTGAGTCGAAAGGAAGTGACGTCGTGGACTCCCTCGACGGGAAGGCGCACCATCTGGAGACGATTCTGGCGGCGATGGATCACGCCGTCGTCCTCTATTCGGGCGGAGTCGACAGCTCCCTTGTAGCATATCTGGCCCGCCGTGTCATCGGCGAAAGGGCCTGGGCCGTGACCCTTCTTTCTCCCCTGTCCCCGCCCGGCGAGGTGGAGAGGGCCCGGGCCTTCGCCGCCGAGGCCCGTCTCGGCCTGGCGGAGATCGCCGTCGACGAGACGGCTCTCCCCGAATTCGCCGCCAATCCTCCCCATCGCTGTTACCTCTGTCGGAAGGTCCGACAGGAGGTGGTCCGGCGCTGGGCCGCCCCTCGCGGTTTTTCCCTTCTTCTGGATGGCATGAACGTCTCCGATCTCGACGACGATCGGCCGGGGATGAGGGCCGCCGACGAGGAGGGCGTCCGCCATCCCCTCATCGAGGCCGCCTTCGCCAAGGCCGACGTGCGGGACCTCTCCCGCCGTCTGGGCCTCTCGGGGTGGGACCGTCCGGCCCAGCCCTGTCTGGCCAGCCGTTTCCCCCACCGTTTCGCCCTCGACGGGGAGCGCCTCGACCGCGTCGCCAGGGCCGAGGCGTTTCTGAAGGACCTCGGCCTGGAGGCGTTTCGCGTCCGCCACCTGCCCTACAGGACGGCCGTCGTCGCCGCCTCGCGGCCCGAGGTCCTTCTGGAAAGGCGTCAGGAAATCCTGAGGACTCTGGGCGGTCTGGGATTCGATTTCGTCACCGTCGATCTCGAAGGCCTCGTCTCGGGGAGCCTCAACAGGACAAAGGAGGAAGAGCGATGATCCTTTTCGAGCCTCACGCCGGGGCCGACGGAACGAGGCTTCTGGGAGCCCTCGTCGATCTGGGCGGCGATCTCTCCCGCCTTCTTCCCCTGAGGGGTTTTCGGGCCTTCGGCGTCGAGGCGCTCTCCCTGCGCGCCGAAAGGGGCCGGGAGGGGCCGGGCGCCACGGGCCTCGTCGTCGAGGTGAGGGAAAAGGGGTCCTGGCTTCGCCGCGACATGGCGGAGGCCCTCGATCGGGCCTCCGATCTCGTCGGCGCCTCGTCCGCCGTCAGGGAGAGGGCCCTCCGTGCCCTGGCCCTTCTCCTCGAGGCCGAGAGGGTCCTCGGGGGGGGTGAAACCCTTTCCGTCGAGACGGGCTCCTTCCGGACCGTCGTCGACCTTCTGGGGTTCTTCCTCCTCCTCGACGGCCTCGGCGAGGGACCCTTCCTCTCGATGCCCCTGGCCGTCGGCTCGGGCGCCGCTTCCGGTCCCGGCGGTCTTGTCCTGTCCCCCTCGCCTCTCGTCGTCGAGACGGCCAGGCTGGGCGCCCTCCCGCTCCGGGGAGGCCCGCCGTCGGCGCGGGTCTCGACGACGGCGGCGGCCCTCCTCGCCTCGGCGGAGCGGTTCATCGAGAGCTTCCCCTCCGGCGTTCCCCTGCGCGTCGGCTACGGTGTCGGCGATCGCGCGGCGGATGCCGTCAGGGCCATCCTGTTCCGAGGGGGCTCCCTCGAGGAGGCCCATCTCGTCGAGGCCAGCCTCGACGACGCCACGGGAGAGGAGATGGGCCGTTTCCTCGAGGAACTTCAGGCGCTGAGCCTCGAGGCCCACCTCCTCCAGGCCCTGGGCAAGAAGGGCCGTCCCCTCTTCATCCTCCGCGCCCTGGCCCGGTCCGATCAGGTCGAGGCCGTGAGGGCCTTCTTTCTCGAGCGGACGCCCACCCTGGGCGTCCGCTCCTGGCCCGTCCGCAAGGATCAGATGGACCGCCGATGGGAGGTGCGGACGGCTCTCGTCGACGGAAAGGCCTACCCGTTGAGGGTGAAGATCTCCCGCCTCGGAACGGTCGTCAAGGAGAAGGTCGAGGATGACGACGTCCGGCGCCTCCCCCTTCCTTAGCCCATGAAGGGCCGCTGCCACTGCCGGGCCGGGACGGTGTTCTCCTTGATGAGCCTCGGACTGAGCCAGCGCAGGAGGTTGGCCCGATAGCCGGCCTTGTCGTTCGTTCCCGAGTGGCGCGACCCGCCGAAGGGCTGTCGCCCCACGACGGCTCCCGTCGGCTTGTCGTTGATGTAGAAGTTGCCGGCGCTGTGGCGGAGGATCTCTTCGGCGGCGGCGATGGCCTCGCGGTCGCGGGCGAAGAGGGCTCCCGTGAGAGCGAACTCCGTCGAGGCGTCGCAGAGATGGAGCGTCTTCTCGAAGGCCTCGTCGGGGTAGAGGTAGACGGCCACCAGGGGACCGAAGATCTCCTCCCTCATGATCCGGTCCTTGGGATCGCGGGCGACGACGACGGTGGGCTCGATGAACCACCCCTCGCTGGCGTCGCGGCCTCCTCCGACGAGCAGCTCGTAGCTTTCCGGGTGGTCCCTTATCCGGTCCAGCCAGAGGCCGATCCGGTCGAAGGCCTCCTCGTCGATGACGGCGCCCATGAAGTTCGTCAGGTTCTCCGTCGGTCCCACGGGCAGGTCGGCGACCTCCCGCAGCAGATAGTCCCTCACCTGGGGCCAGAGGCTCTCGGCCATGTAGACCCGCGAGACGGCCGAGCACTTCTGGCCCTGATACTCGAAGGCGCCTCGGACGATGTTGGCTCCGACGGCGACGGCGTCGGCCGAAGCGTGAACGAAGAGAAAATCCTTGCCGCCCGTCTCTCCGACGACGCGGGGGAAGGAGCGGTAGTGGGCCATGTTCATGCCGATCTGGCGCTGAAGCTCGACGAAGGTCTCGTAGCTGCCCGTGAAGTGGAGCCCGGCCAGATCGGGATGGCTCAGGACGGCCCCTCCGCTGCGGCTCGCGAAGGGGACGAAGTTGAGGACGCCCGCCGGCAGACCGGCCTCGACGAGGAGCTTTTGGATCTCGTGGTTGCAGAGGAGAACGGACCGGGCCGGCTTCCAGAGGGCCACGTTGCCGCAGAGGACGGGCGCCGTCGGCAGATTGCCTCCGATGGAGTAGAAGTTGAAAGGCGAGATGGCCAGGACGAAGCCCTCGAGGGGGCGCCAGTCGAAGCGGTTGATCTCCCTGTACCCCTGTTCTGGCTGCTCCCCGTAGATGGCGTTGAGAAACCAGACGTTGTAGCGCCAGAAGTCGACCAGCTCGGCCAGGTCGATCTCGGCCTCGTAGGGCGTCTTGGACTGGTTGAGCATGATGGCGGCCAGGTGGGCCATCCTCCGGGGCCCGCTGAGAAGGTCGGCGGCCCGCTGAAAGACGGCCGCCCTCTGGGGCCAGGGGAGGCGGCTCCAGGTCCGGTGGGCCTCGAGGGCCGAGGCGACGGCGGCCTCCAGCTCGGCCGGTCCTGCCAGACAGGCCTGGCCCAGAAGGAGCCGACGGTCGTGAGGGGCTCGGATTTCGACGACGTCGTCGGTCCAGACCTCGCGGCCGTCGATCATGAGGGGAAGGGAAGCCGGCGCCCTCTTCAGCTCTTCTACGGCCGCCGCCAGGGCCTCCCTCTCGGGGCTTCCCGGCTCGTAGGAGAGGATCTGGTCGGCCTCGTTCCGCGGTCTGTCAAATTTCCACATGGGGAACACCTCCTGTCTGGGACGTTCAGGGACCGTTATGTGGATAGAACCTTCATGGCCTCGTGAAGCCTGTGGATATGTGGATAAGCCTGTGGATAAACGGTGGATGGCGTTGTGGAGAGCGGTGGATGGAATCAGGGAGAGAGGCCGACGATCTGGAGCGGGTGGCCGAGGGAGATCTCGACGCCGCGGTAGCCCGCCTCGACCTTGCCGATGACGTCGAGGGTTTTTCCCACCCAGGAGAGGGGGTCGGGGAAGCGCCCCTCTTGGGCGAGGGAGAAGGCCAGGGTCAGACGCTCATCGGCGTCGGTGACGAGCCAGCGCGTCCGGGTCCTGCGGACCTCGGCCACGTCCAGTCGGACCCGGACGAAGCGGCCGCGGAGATGGGCGAGGAAGGTCCAGATCTGGGCGGCCGAAAAGGGGCGCTCCCAGGCCAGCCCCCAAAGTCCCCTCCGGTTTCGCCGGGCCTCTTCGAGGGCCGCTTCGATGCGCTCGACATGGCGGTCGTTGGGTTCGATGAAAAGAGGCAGGGCCAGCCCGGCCCGGATGAGGGCGGCCGTGACGAGAAGCTCCCCCTCGTCGGTGACGAGGCGAGGATGGGCCAGCAGGCGGCCGTAACGGTCGCGCTCGGCCCGGTCCCTTTCGACGACGATTTCCCGGCCCTCCACAAGCTCGGCGTTGAAGCGAAGGGCCTCCTCTCCCAGCTCCTCGACGCCCTTGAGGGGATGGTGGAGTTCGGGCGTGTCGATGAGGAGGTAACGCACCCGTTCGATCTGCCCGTCGTCGAATCGGACCCGGACCGTGTCGCCGTCGAAGACGTCCGTCACGACGGCCGTCGACGTGGCGGCTCCTGCCGGGGCCGCCATAAGGCAGAGCAGGGCCGCAAAAGGACGGATCCGCCTCAGAAGGAGCCGCTCCTCTCGGGACAGAAGCGGGGCAGTTCGTCGGCCCGGAGGGGCATGCGGTAGAAGATCATCCCCTTGGGCAGGGAGAAGACGAGCTCGCAGGTCTCGTGGACGACGGCCCGGAAAAGGTGTCCTCCCCAGGCGCGGTGCTGGCTGTCGCCCAAGGTGGCGTGGGCGTGGAAGAAGGGGTCTCCGTTGGGCTTGCGGCTCACCGTTCCCGAAAGGCCCAGGATCTCCAGCGGCTCGCCGAAGGTCTGCCGCAGGTAGGTGCCGCCTCCGTTCCATCCGATCTCGGCGTCGCGCATCATCCCGGCGGCGGCGAGCAGGACGGCCGTCGTGATCTCCTCTGCGACGAGAATCGCCTTGAGGACGGGGAAGAAATCGTCGCCCTCCTCCAGCCGCAGCGCCAGATGCTCGTCCGTCCGGGCCAGTTTCCTCATCCGAAAAGACTTCCTGTCCATCGATCCGTCACTCCTTTCCCGTCCGTTGCGACCGTCTCCGTTAGGGGAATTGCCGTCAGTTGCCACTCCAGGGCGGGACACTCCCAGAAGCCGCCGCCGGCGCCGAGGAAGGAGGCGGCCTCGTCGCTTGTGCCGACGAGGCGGGGCGAAAGGAGATGGGAGATCCCCAACTCCCGGTAGTGTCGCGGCGTCCAGGGAAGGCCGGGGCCGACGAGGACCGTTCCCTCGCTCTTCCTGAAGTGGGGGGCCAGGGAGAGGACGCGTCGATCCCTGAGGGCCTCCGAGGAGAGGAAAACCCAGGGGGCTCCCTGAAGAAGGTGCCCCTCCGTCCAGGAGGGGTAGACGTCGGGCGCCCGGCGCACGTCGTCGAAGATGGACAGATCCCAGCGCCAGCTCCGGAAGAGGAGCACCAGGTCTGGGTCGTAGCCCACGACGGAGGCCCGCCCGTCGCGGACGAGAAGGCGCAGCGCCTCGGGGCCCGGGCCGGGAGGGGGAGGAAGGAGGGCCTCCGCCGCCGCTCCCGCCAGGGAGAATTCCTGAGGATAGGGGGAGACGAGGAGGCGGACCAGATCGTGAGCCGAGCCGCCCAGAAGGGCTGCCGTATGGCCCCTGTGGCTCTCTCGGGGCCCCGTTCCGGGCAGGGGGACGCGGGCGAAACCGGCCCGGCCGTCGTCGAGGACGACGGCCGCACCGTGCCAGCCAAGAAGGAGCCTTTCGACGACGCCGTTTCGTTCCCTTTCCACTTCGGCCACAAGGGCCTCGAAAAGCCGCAACGTCACGCCTCCATTCTCTGGTACGATAGGAACGGGAAACACAACTCCATTTTAGCCCAAGTGGAACGGTCGCCAAGGAGGTCTGACCCATGGCTTCGCCTTTTTTTCGTCTCGCCTCTCCCTCAAGGGAGGCGCTGGCCCCCTTCGAGCCCCTTTTGCGGCGCTACGCCCTCCTTCTGGCCGAGGCCAACGCCAAGGCCCGCCTGACGGGGCCGACGAGCGCCGAGGGACTCTGGGAGGAGCATATCCTCGATGCCCTCGTCGCCCTTCCCCTTCTGCCCCGGGAGGGAGCCGTCGTCGACGTCGGAACGGGAGGAGGCCTGCCCGGCCTGGCCTGGGCCCTTGTGCGACCCGGTCTGACGGTCACCCTCGTCGACAGCATCGCCAAAAAGGCGGCGGCCCTCGAAGGCATCGTGAAAGATCTGGCGATAACGAATGCCGTCGTCCGCTCCGTCCGCTCCGAGGTCGTGGCCCTGGAACGACGGGAGACCTTCCTCGTGGCGACGGCTCGGGCCGTCGCCAGCGCCGATGTCGTCGCCGAACTTCTCAGCCCTCTTGTCGCTCCCGGCGGGAGCCTCCTGGCCTTCAAGGGGCCTTCGGCCGAGGAGGAACTCCGCCCCGGCCAGGGACGTTGGGGAGAGTTGGGCCTGGGCGAACCCGAGATCTTTCCCTACGGCCTGGGGGGCAAGTCGCTCTGCGTCGTTCGATGGTTCAAGGAGGCTCCCTGTCCCGGCCGTTTCCCTCGAAGGGCCGGAATGGCCCTCAAAAGACCCTGGTGGAGGTGATGGAGATGAACATCGTGGCTGTGGCCAACCAGAAGGGGGGCGTGGGGAAGACGACGTGCTGCATCAATCTCGCCGCCGAACTGGGCAGGAGGGGACGACAGGTCCTCCTGGCCGATCTCGACCCCCAGGGCAACAGCACCAGCGGCCTCGGCATCGACAGAAACAGCATATCGAAAAGCGTCTACGACCTTCTCCTCGGCGAGGCCTCCCTCTCCGACGTCCTCGTCAGGACCCCCTGGGAGGGGCTCTCCCTCCTTCCGGCCACCCTCGATCTGGCCGGGGCCGAGGTGGAGCTGGCGAGCGCCATGAGCCGCGAGACGCGCCTGAGGCGTGCCCTCGACGGTCTGAACGGCGTCGACATCGTTCTCATCGACTGTCCCCCCTCCTTGGGGCTTCTGACGCTCAACGCCTTCGTCGCGGCGTCGAAGCTGCTCGTCCCGATTCAGAGCGAGTATTTCGCCCTCGAGGGCGTGGGCCAGCTCATGAGGACCCTCAAACTCGTCAGGAACTACCTCAACGAGAGACTCGAGCTGGCCGGCGTCGTCCTCACCATGCAGGATCAGCGGACCCGTCTTTCCCGCGAGGTGGGTGAGGAAGTCCGGCGCCAGTTCGGACCGCTCGTCTTCGAGACGGCCATTCCCCGGAACGTCCGTCTTTCGGAGGCCCCCAGCTACGGCAAGCCCGTCGCCTACTACGACGGCTCCTGTCTTGGGGCGGCGGCCTTCGCCGACCTGGCCGGGGAGGTGGAAGAACGATGGCTAAGGCACTAGGCCGCGGACTGGGAGCCCTCCTTCCCGGGGCCTCGTCGCGGGAGGAGGCCCCCGCTCCCGTCGTCTCCCTGCCCTGGAGCTCCCTCCGCCCCAATCCCAGGCAGCCGCGGCGGGAGATGGACCCCGAGGGGCTGGAGAGCCTCGCCCGCTCCCTGGAGCGCCATGGCCTGCTGGAGCCGATTCTCGTCCGCCCCGCCGAGGGGGGCTACGAGATCATCGCCGGGGAGCGACGCTGGCAGGCGGCGAAGCGGGCCGGTCTGGAAAGCGTCCCTGTTCGCGTCCTCGACATCGGCGACGACGACCTCCTGGAGGTGGCTCTCGTTGAAAACCTCCAGAGGGAGGACCTGACGCCTCTGGAGGTGGCCCGTGCCCTCGCCGCCCTCGTTGAGACGACGAAGAGCCAGGAGGAGGCGGCCCGCCAGCTGGGCTGGAACCGGTCGACGGTGACGAACAAACTCCGTCTCCTTCAGCTTCCTGCGGAGGTGCAGGCCATGCTCTCCCGGAGGGAACTGACCGAGGGCCATGGTCGGGCTCTCCTGGCCGTCGAGGGGGAGGAGGAGAGGATCGCCCTCGCCGAGCGCTGCCGCGACGAGGACTGGTCCGTCAGGAAACTGGAACGGGCTCTGAGAGAGACCCCCAAGAAACCCCGCCGGGAGAGAGTCGGCGGAGAAGAGGCGGCCTATCCGGAGGCGGAGCGCCTCCAGCGGCGTTTCGGGCTCGTTCTTCGCGTCGTGATGAAGGGGCGACGGAGGAGCCTTCGCATCGATGGCCTCGGGGAGAGGGCGACGAGGGAACTCCTCGCCCTGCTCGATCGGGAGGGGGAACGGCTATTTCCCGGGGAATAGGGCACTCAAAATGAAGAAACAAGTAGAAGACTTTTTGTCCTTCGGGAGGATCGTCGGCGCCGCTCTCGTCATCGTCGGCTTCGTCTTTCTCGCCGTTCTCCTGGGTGACAGGGCCAGGACGGCCGGCTATCCCACGTGGGTCGTCGTCCTCATCTATCTGGCCGGTGCCTTTTTCGGCCTCTGGCAGGGGTGGTTCTCCCTTCGCAGATTCTGGAGGCGCGACGACTGACGGCAGACAGGCCTTGCCCGACGAAAAAGGGGTTTCTCCGGTCTCTTCAACCTCTTCCTTTTGCGCCGGAGGGGCTGAGCTGTGGCCGTGGGCGACGCGGCTTTCCCTGCGAACCCGCAGGTACGTCGGGGCGCGACTGCCGCGTGAAGGGACGCGCCTCGAACCCGCGTCGACGAGGTGACCGGCAGGGGCCTCGAATCGGCGGATCTGGCGACGTTCGCCCGGTCGGGCCGGGGCATCGGGATTCCTCCCGGTCACGTCCGCCGATGGCAGGAAAGGGGCGCTTCAGGGGGCTCGTCGTTCGGGAGCGATCGGGCCGCCTCCCTTTCGAGTGGACGTCGGCGCCGGACCGACGGCGGAGGGGGCTTCCCCCTGCCCTGGCCGGAGCGAGGAGACAGAGGGGCGCCGCTCCCTCCCCCTCCTTTGACGGCCTGCCGGGTTCTCTCTTATGGCCCCGAATCGGCAGGCTCTTCGGGAGGCGTTTCGCCGGATCCCGCGATTCGAGGCGATCGTCTCCGCCTTCCCGGTGTCTCCTGGCCCTGTCGAAGGCTTTCACCCTGTTCGTGTCCGTGCTTCGGGGATGGAGAGGCGACGGGAAGGGGAGCGGCGACGTTTCACGTGAAACATGTCTTCCCGTCTCGCACCCTTGGCCCCTCGGTGAACCTTGTTTCCCTCTTTTCGGGGGGAAT
The DNA window shown above is from Aminithiophilus ramosus and carries:
- the larE gene encoding ATP-dependent sacrificial sulfur transferase LarE — its product is MDSLDGKAHHLETILAAMDHAVVLYSGGVDSSLVAYLARRVIGERAWAVTLLSPLSPPGEVERARAFAAEARLGLAEIAVDETALPEFAANPPHRCYLCRKVRQEVVRRWAAPRGFSLLLDGMNVSDLDDDRPGMRAADEEGVRHPLIEAAFAKADVRDLSRRLGLSGWDRPAQPCLASRFPHRFALDGERLDRVARAEAFLKDLGLEAFRVRHLPYRTAVVAASRPEVLLERRQEILRTLGGLGFDFVTVDLEGLVSGSLNRTKEEER
- the larC2 gene encoding nickel pincer cofactor biosynthesis protein LarC2, which encodes MILFEPHAGADGTRLLGALVDLGGDLSRLLPLRGFRAFGVEALSLRAERGREGPGATGLVVEVREKGSWLRRDMAEALDRASDLVGASSAVRERALRALALLLEAERVLGGGETLSVETGSFRTVVDLLGFFLLLDGLGEGPFLSMPLAVGSGAASGPGGLVLSPSPLVVETARLGALPLRGGPPSARVSTTAAALLASAERFIESFPSGVPLRVGYGVGDRAADAVRAILFRGGSLEEAHLVEASLDDATGEEMGRFLEELQALSLEAHLLQALGKKGRPLFILRALARSDQVEAVRAFFLERTPTLGVRSWPVRKDQMDRRWEVRTALVDGKAYPLRVKISRLGTVVKEKVEDDDVRRLPLP
- the pruA gene encoding L-glutamate gamma-semialdehyde dehydrogenase, with the translated sequence MWKFDRPRNEADQILSYEPGSPEREALAAAVEELKRAPASLPLMIDGREVWTDDVVEIRAPHDRRLLLGQACLAGPAELEAAVASALEAHRTWSRLPWPQRAAVFQRAADLLSGPRRMAHLAAIMLNQSKTPYEAEIDLAELVDFWRYNVWFLNAIYGEQPEQGYREINRFDWRPLEGFVLAISPFNFYSIGGNLPTAPVLCGNVALWKPARSVLLCNHEIQKLLVEAGLPAGVLNFVPFASRSGGAVLSHPDLAGLHFTGSYETFVELQRQIGMNMAHYRSFPRVVGETGGKDFLFVHASADAVAVGANIVRGAFEYQGQKCSAVSRVYMAESLWPQVRDYLLREVADLPVGPTENLTNFMGAVIDEEAFDRIGLWLDRIRDHPESYELLVGGGRDASEGWFIEPTVVVARDPKDRIMREEIFGPLVAVYLYPDEAFEKTLHLCDASTEFALTGALFARDREAIAAAEEILRHSAGNFYINDKPTGAVVGRQPFGGSRHSGTNDKAGYRANLLRWLSPRLIKENTVPARQWQRPFMG
- a CDS encoding thermonuclease family protein, translating into MAAPAGAATSTAVVTDVFDGDTVRVRFDDGQIERVRYLLIDTPELHHPLKGVEELGEEALRFNAELVEGREIVVERDRAERDRYGRLLAHPRLVTDEGELLVTAALIRAGLALPLFIEPNDRHVERIEAALEEARRNRRGLWGLAWERPFSAAQIWTFLAHLRGRFVRVRLDVAEVRRTRTRWLVTDADERLTLAFSLAQEGRFPDPLSWVGKTLDVIGKVEAGYRGVEISLGHPLQIVGLSP
- a CDS encoding PPC domain-containing DNA-binding protein, whose translation is MRKLARTDEHLALRLEEGDDFFPVLKAILVAEEITTAVLLAAAGMMRDAEIGWNGGGTYLRQTFGEPLEILGLSGTVSRKPNGDPFFHAHATLGDSQHRAWGGHLFRAVVHETCELVFSLPKGMIFYRMPLRADELPRFCPERSGSF
- a CDS encoding Rossmann-like domain-containing protein, coding for MRLFEALVAEVERERNGVVERLLLGWHGAAVVLDDGRAGFARVPLPGTGPRESHRGHTAALLGGSAHDLVRLLVSPYPQEFSLAGAAAEALLPPPPGPGPEALRLLVRDGRASVVGYDPDLVLLFRSWRWDLSIFDDVRRAPDVYPSWTEGHLLQGAPWVFLSSEALRDRRVLSLAPHFRKSEGTVLVGPGLPWTPRHYRELGISHLLSPRLVGTSDEAASFLGAGGGFWECPALEWQLTAIPLTETVATDGKGVTDRWTGSLFG
- the rsmG gene encoding 16S rRNA (guanine(527)-N(7))-methyltransferase RsmG, with the protein product MASPFFRLASPSREALAPFEPLLRRYALLLAEANAKARLTGPTSAEGLWEEHILDALVALPLLPREGAVVDVGTGGGLPGLAWALVRPGLTVTLVDSIAKKAAALEGIVKDLAITNAVVRSVRSEVVALERRETFLVATARAVASADVVAELLSPLVAPGGSLLAFKGPSAEEELRPGQGRWGELGLGEPEIFPYGLGGKSLCVVRWFKEAPCPGRFPRRAGMALKRPWWR
- a CDS encoding ParA family protein, which translates into the protein MNIVAVANQKGGVGKTTCCINLAAELGRRGRQVLLADLDPQGNSTSGLGIDRNSISKSVYDLLLGEASLSDVLVRTPWEGLSLLPATLDLAGAEVELASAMSRETRLRRALDGLNGVDIVLIDCPPSLGLLTLNAFVAASKLLVPIQSEYFALEGVGQLMRTLKLVRNYLNERLELAGVVLTMQDQRTRLSREVGEEVRRQFGPLVFETAIPRNVRLSEAPSYGKPVAYYDGSCLGAAAFADLAGEVEERWLRH
- a CDS encoding ParB/RepB/Spo0J family partition protein is translated as MAKALGRGLGALLPGASSREEAPAPVVSLPWSSLRPNPRQPRREMDPEGLESLARSLERHGLLEPILVRPAEGGYEIIAGERRWQAAKRAGLESVPVRVLDIGDDDLLEVALVENLQREDLTPLEVARALAALVETTKSQEEAARQLGWNRSTVTNKLRLLQLPAEVQAMLSRRELTEGHGRALLAVEGEEERIALAERCRDEDWSVRKLERALRETPKKPRRERVGGEEAAYPEAERLQRRFGLVLRVVMKGRRRSLRIDGLGERATRELLALLDREGERLFPGE